One genomic window of Arthrobacter sp. KBS0703 includes the following:
- a CDS encoding YceI family protein, whose product MALPTNVTAGTWTLDNSHSEIAFTVRHAGISKVRGQFKEAAATLDLAENVADSRINATIQTASFDSGDVNRDGHVRGEDFFDVEKFPEISFVSNGLVATGDGYELQGDLTIKGVTRPVALETEFNGVAVDPFGNTRAGVSAETTISRKDFGLTWNAVLEAGGVLVSDKVAINLELAFIAPAA is encoded by the coding sequence ATGGCACTTCCCACCAACGTCACCGCCGGCACCTGGACCCTCGACAACTCGCACAGCGAAATCGCCTTCACCGTCCGCCACGCGGGCATCAGCAAGGTCCGCGGCCAGTTCAAGGAAGCGGCCGCAACGCTGGACCTCGCCGAGAACGTCGCTGACTCCCGGATCAACGCCACCATCCAGACCGCGAGCTTCGACTCCGGCGACGTGAACCGCGACGGCCACGTCCGCGGCGAAGACTTCTTCGACGTCGAGAAGTTCCCGGAAATCTCCTTCGTTTCCAACGGGCTGGTTGCCACGGGCGACGGCTACGAGCTCCAGGGCGACCTCACCATCAAGGGCGTTACCCGCCCGGTGGCCCTCGAGACCGAATTCAACGGCGTGGCCGTGGACCCGTTCGGCAACACCCGCGCCGGAGTTTCCGCGGAAACCACCATCAGCCGCAAGGACTTCGGCCTGACCTGGAACGCCGTGCTGGAAGCCGGCGGCGTGCTGGTCAGCGACAAGGTGGCCATCAACCTGGAACTGGCCTTCATCGCCCCCGCCGCGTAG
- a CDS encoding histidine phosphatase family protein, translating into MPQATVHLLRHGEVHNPEGVLYGRLPEFHLSELGQQMAQTLAEHFRDRVSQGAKIVYLVASPLTRAQETAEPTSRALGLEIHTDQRIIEAENHFQGLKVTKAELLKPRHWPQLVNPLRPSWGEPYKDQAARVREAVQDARAKAIELGGDGAEAVMVSHQLPIWATRLSAEGKPLWHDPRKRECTLTSLTSLIFDGDGTLLRVEYSEPAAALLPGASTTPGA; encoded by the coding sequence ATGCCCCAAGCCACTGTTCATTTGCTCCGCCACGGCGAGGTCCACAATCCCGAGGGCGTCCTGTACGGCAGGCTGCCTGAGTTCCACCTCTCCGAGCTAGGCCAGCAGATGGCGCAGACCCTCGCGGAGCACTTCCGCGACCGGGTTTCCCAGGGCGCAAAGATTGTCTATCTGGTGGCCTCCCCGCTGACCCGCGCCCAGGAGACGGCGGAGCCAACGTCCCGGGCCCTCGGCCTGGAGATCCATACGGACCAGCGCATCATCGAGGCCGAAAACCACTTCCAAGGCCTCAAGGTCACCAAGGCCGAGCTGCTCAAGCCCCGGCACTGGCCCCAGCTCGTCAACCCGCTCAGGCCCTCATGGGGTGAGCCGTACAAGGACCAGGCCGCCCGGGTGAGGGAAGCAGTGCAGGACGCCCGGGCCAAGGCAATTGAACTCGGCGGCGACGGCGCTGAGGCCGTCATGGTCAGCCACCAGCTGCCCATCTGGGCCACCCGGCTCAGCGCGGAGGGAAAGCCGCTGTGGCATGACCCGCGCAAGCGCGAGTGCACGTTGACGTCACTCACCTCCCTGATTTTCGACGGCGACGGCACCCTCCTCCGCGTCGAGTACAGCGAACCGGCCGCAGCCCTTCTGCCCGGCGCCTCCACCACCCCCGGAGCCTAA
- a CDS encoding TlpA disulfide reductase family protein — protein sequence MPNSPISSRRSVLAAGGLALTALTLGLSACAQEDALAKQAKAGDNKNYVAGDGSVTEFAAADRKSAVDIKGNLFDGTAVTARDFLGKVTVLNFWFAACAPCRVEAPSLEALHQEFKSKGVQFLGVNLRDEKATADAFDKTFGLTYPSFNDKDGAVLLAVSGLVPPGAVPTTLVIDKQGRVASRVLGEIQKGTLKALIESAVAE from the coding sequence ATGCCCAACAGCCCCATAAGTTCCCGGCGCAGCGTTCTTGCCGCCGGTGGCCTAGCCCTGACTGCCCTCACGCTGGGGCTGTCCGCGTGCGCGCAGGAAGACGCCCTGGCCAAGCAGGCCAAAGCGGGGGACAACAAGAACTACGTGGCCGGCGACGGCTCGGTGACTGAATTCGCAGCGGCCGACCGCAAGTCCGCCGTCGACATCAAGGGCAACCTTTTTGACGGCACCGCCGTAACGGCCAGGGACTTCCTGGGCAAGGTGACCGTGCTGAACTTCTGGTTCGCTGCCTGCGCGCCGTGCCGGGTGGAAGCCCCGTCCCTCGAGGCCCTCCACCAGGAGTTCAAGAGCAAGGGCGTGCAGTTCCTCGGCGTGAACCTGCGTGACGAGAAGGCTACGGCCGACGCCTTCGACAAGACATTCGGCCTCACCTACCCGAGCTTCAACGACAAGGACGGCGCCGTGCTGCTGGCCGTGTCCGGACTCGTGCCCCCGGGTGCGGTCCCCACCACGCTCGTCATTGACAAGCAGGGCCGGGTGGCTTCGCGCGTGCTCGGGGAGATCCAGAAGGGCACCCTCAAGGCCCTCATCGAATCCGCAGTGGCTGAGTAG
- a CDS encoding cytochrome c biogenesis CcdA family protein, with the protein MNSPFAEAILNGSLLLAIPVALLAGFVSFLSPCVLPLVPGYLGYVTGLTGVDLQKQKRGRMLAGIGLFVLGFSVIFVLLGGAFGQLGTLITGSQNAWITQLLGVLVIIMGVVFMGGFSWLQRDAKIHAKPPAGLWGAPLLGITFGLGWAPCIGPTYSAVQLLSLSGGSSAAKGAFLAFVYSLGLGIPFLLIALAVRRGAGVLSFFRTHRVAIQRTGGGVLIALGVLMATGVWGAWVTQLQYWFQNDVKLPI; encoded by the coding sequence GTGAACAGCCCCTTCGCCGAAGCCATCCTGAACGGATCACTCCTGCTTGCCATCCCGGTGGCGCTGCTGGCAGGCTTCGTTTCCTTCCTTTCGCCCTGCGTGCTGCCGCTCGTGCCCGGATACCTGGGCTATGTCACCGGGCTGACCGGTGTGGACCTGCAGAAGCAAAAGCGCGGCCGCATGCTTGCCGGGATCGGTTTGTTCGTGCTCGGGTTCTCCGTCATTTTCGTGCTGCTCGGCGGGGCCTTCGGCCAGCTGGGAACGCTGATCACCGGCTCGCAGAATGCCTGGATCACGCAGCTCCTCGGGGTCCTGGTGATCATCATGGGCGTGGTGTTCATGGGCGGCTTTAGCTGGCTGCAGCGCGACGCCAAGATCCATGCCAAACCGCCGGCAGGCCTTTGGGGCGCGCCGCTGCTCGGGATCACCTTCGGCCTCGGATGGGCACCCTGCATCGGCCCCACCTATTCGGCCGTGCAGCTCCTGAGCCTCTCCGGCGGCTCTTCGGCCGCGAAGGGCGCCTTCCTGGCATTCGTCTATAGCCTTGGCCTAGGCATTCCGTTCCTCCTGATCGCCCTCGCGGTGCGCCGCGGCGCCGGGGTCCTGTCCTTCTTCCGCACCCACCGGGTGGCCATCCAGCGGACGGGCGGCGGCGTCCTGATTGCCCTGGGCGTCCTGATGGCCACGGGTGTCTGGGGAGCCTGGGTCACGCAGTTGCAGTACTGGTTCCAAAACGATGTGAAATTGCCGATCTGA
- a CDS encoding cytochrome c biogenesis protein ResB, which translates to MSERVKPTKNSPGAASPKAAPEDPRKDLVAAKADAALPALGIIGMLRWAWTQLTSMRTALFLLLLLAVAAVPGSLFPQRPANPSIVTQYIKDHPDYGKILDSVQLYDVYSSAWFSAIYILLFISLIGCVVPRAIAHYRAMRSQPPRTPKRLSRLPEYGTLVLPAEAGVPASDAIEDAAALLRKRGYRVDVRHDDGARPSLGAERGFLKEVGNLVFHTSLIGVLVSVAVGGLFGYSGQRILVEGDTFVNTLVGYDQFTPGTNFQSSQLQPYSIQLDKFQATFDRESKGKFGQPIDFTADVTTKENPGAPAKKEVLKVNDPVTLGGTSIYLTGNGYAPVVTVRDGKGNIAMQGPVVAKLQGENYYSSVVIKVPDAKPDQLGFAGFFLPTAFVTDKGISFSGDPDLINPQLSLNSYYGDLGLDKGSPQNVFELDVKDLKPLNSRDLKAGGITLGPGNTYTLPDGKGSITFDGVKKYVGVDIHHNPGQLSALIFALLAVAGLVVSLYVNRRRVWVRTGTHEDGRTMVEYGLLARGEDHRLAGEAVALRGLLAEAWGLDSQKPPSELADNGPACTGPMDASADGADASAAMTSEDFIQSTAGSNESKKDQ; encoded by the coding sequence ATGAGCGAGCGTGTGAAGCCAACTAAGAATTCCCCCGGAGCGGCCAGCCCCAAGGCTGCGCCCGAAGATCCCCGCAAGGACCTCGTCGCGGCCAAGGCCGACGCGGCGCTCCCGGCGCTGGGGATCATCGGCATGCTCCGCTGGGCGTGGACCCAACTGACCAGCATGCGCACAGCACTCTTCCTCCTCCTGCTGCTCGCCGTGGCCGCGGTGCCGGGATCGCTGTTTCCGCAGCGCCCGGCAAACCCGTCGATAGTCACGCAGTACATCAAGGACCACCCGGACTACGGCAAGATCCTCGATTCGGTGCAGCTCTACGACGTCTACTCCTCGGCCTGGTTCTCGGCCATCTACATCCTGCTGTTCATTTCGCTGATCGGCTGCGTCGTTCCCCGTGCCATCGCGCACTACCGGGCCATGCGCTCCCAGCCGCCGCGCACCCCAAAACGCCTCTCCCGCCTGCCGGAGTACGGCACCCTGGTGCTGCCGGCGGAAGCCGGCGTCCCGGCGTCGGACGCTATTGAAGACGCAGCCGCGCTGCTCAGGAAACGCGGTTACCGCGTTGACGTACGGCACGACGACGGCGCGCGGCCGTCTTTGGGGGCGGAGCGCGGCTTCCTCAAGGAAGTGGGCAACCTTGTCTTCCACACGTCGCTGATCGGCGTGCTCGTGTCCGTGGCTGTTGGCGGGCTGTTCGGCTACAGCGGGCAGCGGATCCTCGTGGAGGGCGACACGTTCGTGAACACGCTGGTGGGCTACGACCAGTTCACGCCGGGCACCAACTTCCAGAGCAGCCAGCTGCAGCCGTACTCCATCCAGCTGGACAAGTTCCAGGCAACGTTTGACAGAGAGTCCAAGGGCAAGTTCGGCCAGCCCATCGACTTCACGGCGGACGTCACCACCAAGGAGAACCCGGGCGCGCCGGCCAAGAAGGAAGTCCTCAAGGTCAACGATCCCGTCACCCTGGGCGGGACCAGCATCTACCTGACCGGCAACGGCTACGCCCCGGTGGTGACGGTCCGGGACGGCAAAGGCAACATCGCCATGCAGGGCCCCGTGGTGGCGAAGCTCCAGGGCGAAAACTACTACTCGTCCGTGGTGATCAAGGTTCCGGATGCCAAGCCGGACCAGCTCGGGTTTGCCGGGTTCTTCCTGCCCACGGCATTCGTGACGGACAAGGGCATTTCCTTCAGCGGGGACCCCGACCTCATCAACCCGCAGCTGAGCCTGAACTCGTACTACGGTGATCTGGGCCTGGACAAGGGTTCACCGCAGAACGTGTTCGAGCTCGACGTCAAGGACCTAAAGCCGCTCAACAGCCGGGACCTCAAGGCCGGCGGCATCACCCTGGGCCCGGGCAACACGTACACGCTGCCTGACGGCAAGGGCTCCATCACCTTCGACGGCGTGAAGAAGTACGTCGGCGTCGACATCCACCACAATCCGGGCCAGCTCTCCGCCCTGATCTTCGCGCTGCTGGCCGTGGCGGGGCTCGTCGTCTCGCTCTACGTCAACCGGCGGCGCGTCTGGGTCCGCACCGGGACGCACGAGGACGGCCGCACCATGGTGGAATACGGCCTCCTGGCCCGCGGCGAGGACCACAGGCTGGCCGGCGAAGCGGTTGCGCTCCGCGGGCTGCTGGCAGAGGCGTGGGGCCTGGACTCCCAGAAACCTCCCAGCGAACTGGCGGATAATGGCCCGGCGTGCACCGGGCCGATGGATGCCTCGGCCGACGGCGCCGACGCCTCCGCGGCAATGACCTCAGAAGACTTCATCCAGTCAACAGCAGGCTCGAACGAGTCAAAGAAGGACCAGTAA
- the ccsB gene encoding c-type cytochrome biogenesis protein CcsB has translation MFPINETMGQYSELFMLLAAGTYTVAFIAFAWDLAKSSRALRAVDLKAATADAAAADAGAKVPVAAGSVSSAAGDADRVAGHLAGPAGRAERPSSSVSAGGNGSGAGRTANASMKYDAERRVPARVAVALTVLGASIHAAGVLTRAVGAGRVPWGNMYEFLTTGAFVAVAVFLVVLIRRDLRFLGTFVVGLVIIMLVAASVAYWTPVGHLVPALQSYWLVIHVSIAVLSSALFTLTFAMSALQLVQSHRQKIIAAGGQDKLGFMRLVPSALSLENLSYRINAIAFIGWTFTLMFGAIWAEKAWGRFWGWDTKEVWTFVIWVVYAGYLHARATRGWTGTRAAWLSIVGYLCVVFNFTIVNQFFNGLHSYSGL, from the coding sequence ATGTTCCCCATCAACGAAACCATGGGCCAGTACAGTGAGCTCTTCATGCTGCTGGCCGCCGGCACGTACACGGTGGCGTTCATAGCCTTCGCGTGGGACCTGGCCAAGAGCAGCAGGGCACTCCGCGCTGTGGACCTCAAAGCGGCCACAGCCGACGCAGCAGCGGCAGACGCCGGCGCAAAGGTCCCCGTGGCCGCTGGCTCCGTCAGCAGTGCTGCCGGGGATGCCGACCGTGTTGCGGGGCACCTGGCCGGGCCTGCCGGCCGAGCCGAGCGGCCGTCGTCGTCCGTTTCTGCGGGAGGGAACGGCAGCGGAGCGGGACGGACCGCCAATGCCAGCATGAAGTACGACGCCGAGCGCCGCGTTCCCGCCCGCGTTGCCGTCGCGCTGACGGTTCTGGGTGCTTCGATCCACGCTGCCGGTGTGCTGACGCGTGCCGTCGGCGCAGGCCGTGTGCCGTGGGGCAACATGTACGAGTTCCTGACCACCGGCGCCTTCGTGGCTGTGGCCGTGTTCCTGGTGGTGCTGATCCGCCGCGACCTCCGCTTCCTCGGCACCTTCGTGGTGGGCCTGGTGATCATCATGCTGGTTGCTGCCTCAGTGGCCTACTGGACCCCGGTGGGCCACCTCGTGCCGGCGCTGCAAAGCTACTGGCTGGTCATCCACGTTTCCATCGCGGTGCTCTCCTCGGCCCTGTTCACCCTGACGTTCGCCATGTCCGCACTGCAACTCGTGCAGTCACACCGGCAGAAGATCATCGCGGCCGGCGGCCAGGACAAGCTGGGCTTCATGCGCCTGGTGCCGTCCGCCCTGAGCCTGGAGAACCTCTCCTACCGGATCAACGCCATCGCCTTCATCGGCTGGACGTTCACCCTCATGTTCGGTGCCATCTGGGCCGAGAAGGCGTGGGGCCGCTTCTGGGGCTGGGACACCAAGGAAGTATGGACGTTCGTGATCTGGGTGGTCTACGCCGGCTACCTGCACGCCCGGGCCACCCGCGGCTGGACGGGCACCCGCGCGGCCTGGCTGTCGATCGTGGGCTACCTGTGCGTGGTCTTCAACTTCACCATCGTGAACCAGTTCTTCAACGGCCTGCACTCCTACTCGGGGCTGTAA
- a CDS encoding IS110 family transposase — MNKRTYVGLDVHARSVKGCAIDRETGEILRQSLAANDAGIAEWISGLPGPVRVVYEAGPTGFGLARLLAAAGVECLVAAPSKLQRPSGDRVKTDARDAEHLARLALLGQITPVRVPGPAQEAARDLVRAREDVRSDLMRARHRISKLLLRHGLVYSGGHAWTDAHHTWLHRQRFDDPALEAAYEAGLEMAELTLDRRNRLDAKITAMAATEPYAPVVRALMCLRGISVLTAFGLAVEIGDWTRFTGSTIGAYLGLVPSEHTSGASRSQGAITKTGNTHARRLLVEAAWHHRRPYNNASRDMRSRWDAADEASRVRGHQGNHRLHHKWEQFEARHKRRVIANVAVARELAGWCWSLAAAVQQEQPWTDE, encoded by the coding sequence ATGAATAAGCGTACCTACGTGGGTTTGGATGTCCATGCGCGCAGTGTGAAGGGCTGCGCGATCGATCGTGAGACCGGCGAGATCCTGCGTCAGAGCCTCGCCGCGAACGATGCCGGGATCGCCGAGTGGATTTCTGGATTGCCGGGTCCGGTCCGCGTTGTCTATGAGGCAGGCCCAACGGGATTCGGCCTGGCCCGGTTGCTGGCAGCCGCAGGGGTCGAATGCCTGGTCGCGGCGCCGTCCAAGCTCCAGCGGCCGTCCGGGGACCGGGTGAAGACCGATGCCCGCGATGCAGAGCATCTGGCCCGGTTGGCGCTGCTCGGGCAAATTACCCCGGTGCGGGTCCCGGGTCCGGCTCAGGAGGCGGCCCGTGATCTGGTACGTGCCCGCGAGGACGTCCGTTCGGATCTGATGCGGGCAAGGCACCGGATCTCGAAGCTCCTGCTGCGCCACGGTCTGGTCTACTCCGGCGGCCATGCCTGGACCGACGCCCACCACACCTGGCTGCACCGGCAGCGTTTCGACGATCCTGCCCTGGAGGCTGCGTACGAGGCCGGCCTGGAAATGGCAGAGCTGACGCTGGACCGCCGCAACCGTTTGGATGCGAAGATCACGGCGATGGCGGCGACCGAGCCGTATGCCCCGGTCGTGCGGGCGCTGATGTGTCTGCGCGGCATCTCGGTGCTCACCGCCTTCGGCCTGGCGGTGGAGATCGGCGACTGGACCCGCTTCACCGGCTCCACGATCGGCGCGTATCTGGGTCTTGTCCCCTCCGAACATACCTCCGGTGCGTCCCGGTCCCAGGGAGCCATCACCAAAACCGGAAACACCCACGCCCGACGCCTGCTGGTCGAGGCCGCGTGGCACCACCGGCGCCCCTACAACAATGCCAGCCGCGACATGCGTTCCCGCTGGGATGCAGCCGACGAGGCCTCCCGGGTCCGCGGACACCAGGGGAACCACCGGTTGCACCACAAGTGGGAGCAGTTCGAAGCCCGGCACAAACGCCGGGTCATCGCCAATGTCGCCGTCGCCCGCGAATTGGCCGGCTGGTGCTGGTCCCTCGCCGCCGCGGTCCAACAGGAGCAGCCGTGGACGGATGAATAG
- a CDS encoding PLD nuclease N-terminal domain-containing protein yields the protein MLRVAIAVAVLAIYVYGLVDVIRTDSHLTRGFSKTTWIIIVVFLPIIGAALWFLIGRPRYSAPVPQTYRHPTAPDDDPDFLRNLEQRRRNQAEAERLRKLKDDLESKKPKPGAGPHGSGSPSTGSSGTPGAAGDASAEGNPEIK from the coding sequence ATGCTCCGTGTTGCCATTGCAGTCGCCGTTCTTGCCATATACGTCTACGGACTTGTGGACGTGATCCGGACTGATTCGCACCTCACCCGGGGATTCTCCAAAACAACCTGGATCATCATCGTTGTCTTCCTGCCGATCATCGGCGCCGCCCTGTGGTTCCTGATCGGACGCCCCCGCTATTCGGCTCCGGTACCTCAGACGTACCGCCACCCAACAGCGCCCGACGACGACCCCGATTTCCTCCGCAACCTGGAGCAGCGCCGCCGCAACCAGGCCGAAGCCGAGCGCCTCAGGAAGCTGAAGGACGACCTCGAGTCGAAGAAACCCAAGCCCGGCGCCGGTCCGCACGGCAGCGGCAGCCCCAGCACGGGGAGCTCGGGCACGCCTGGCGCCGCGGGAGATGCCAGCGCCGAGGGCAATCCCGAGATCAAGTAG
- a CDS encoding DUF4229 domain-containing protein yields the protein MVAFLKYSLIRLALFAPLFALFVFLQLGWLLAVVCAGLISFALSYLFFQKQRDAATASLHARFSGRAKPLRSAGEVDDADAEDRLVDSNPDITVRNDLRNKEA from the coding sequence ATGGTGGCATTCTTGAAATACTCCCTGATCCGGCTCGCCCTCTTCGCTCCGCTGTTTGCGCTGTTCGTCTTCCTGCAGCTGGGATGGCTGCTTGCCGTCGTCTGCGCCGGGCTGATTTCCTTCGCCCTCAGCTACCTCTTTTTCCAGAAGCAGCGCGATGCCGCTACGGCCTCCCTGCACGCCCGGTTCTCGGGCCGGGCCAAGCCCCTGCGCTCCGCCGGTGAAGTGGACGACGCCGACGCCGAGGACCGCCTGGTCGATTCCAACCCGGACATCACGGTCCGCAACGACCTCCGGAACAAGGAAGCCTAG
- a CDS encoding 1,4-dihydroxy-2-naphthoate polyprenyltransferase gives MATAAQWIQGARLRTLPAAIAPVLIGTAAAYELGAFRPLNAILAALVALLLQVGVNYANDYSDGIRGTDENRVGPLRLVGSGAAAPEHVKYAAFGAFGVAMLFGLVLIILTQTWWLLLVGLGCVMAAWGYTGGKNPYGYMGLGDVFVFVFFGLVATLGTTYTQAGQISLPAVVGAIGTGLIACALLMANNVRDIPSDIQAGKRTLAVRLGDKHARESYVLMLAVAILLVVILAPIRPWMLIVLLLIPACLMPAWLMINGRKRKSLIPVLKQTGLINLGYAVLFSLGLVLSHGA, from the coding sequence GTGGCCACAGCCGCACAATGGATCCAAGGCGCCCGGCTCCGCACCCTGCCGGCCGCGATCGCCCCTGTCCTGATCGGCACGGCGGCGGCATACGAGCTGGGCGCTTTCCGCCCGCTCAACGCCATCCTGGCGGCGCTGGTGGCACTCCTGCTGCAGGTGGGCGTCAACTACGCCAACGACTACTCGGACGGGATCCGCGGAACGGACGAGAACCGGGTGGGGCCGCTACGGCTCGTGGGATCCGGCGCCGCGGCCCCGGAGCACGTCAAGTACGCCGCGTTCGGTGCGTTCGGGGTGGCCATGCTGTTCGGGCTGGTCCTCATCATCCTCACGCAGACGTGGTGGCTGCTCCTCGTGGGCCTCGGCTGCGTGATGGCCGCGTGGGGCTACACCGGGGGCAAAAACCCTTACGGGTACATGGGCCTGGGCGACGTGTTCGTTTTCGTCTTCTTCGGCCTGGTGGCCACACTGGGCACCACGTACACGCAGGCGGGCCAAATCAGCCTGCCGGCCGTTGTGGGCGCGATCGGCACCGGGCTCATAGCCTGCGCCCTGCTGATGGCCAACAACGTCCGCGACATCCCGTCCGACATCCAGGCGGGGAAACGCACCCTCGCCGTGCGGCTGGGCGACAAGCACGCCCGTGAAAGCTACGTGCTGATGCTCGCCGTCGCCATCCTGCTGGTGGTGATCCTCGCGCCCATCCGGCCCTGGATGCTGATCGTGCTGCTGCTCATCCCGGCCTGCCTGATGCCCGCGTGGCTCATGATCAACGGCCGGAAGCGCAAGAGCCTCATCCCGGTCCTGAAGCAGACCGGCCTCATCAACCTCGGCTACGCGGTGCTGTTCTCGCTGGGACTCGTGCTGAGCCACGGGGCCTGA
- a CDS encoding AMP-binding protein, which produces MNIEPALKALAAALHGEGPAVELSDGPNGEPVVRLVETPGIDDAAVVVRTSGSTGTPKATVLTVDALAASSMATAFALKGEGQWLLALPVQYVAGVQVLVRSLFAGTRPWAMDLSNGFTTDGFTAAALELTDKIRFTSLVPAQLQRLLEEPSTDTLAVLRRFNGILLGGGPASAELLESARDAGIRVTTTYGAAETCGGCVYDGFPLEGVAVRLSEDGRIHLGGATLAAGYLDAPGLTREAFAEDDGMRWYRTNDLGVLDSDGRLTVLGRADDVIITGGVKVSAAHVQAELEKSDGVTAAFVAGVESAMWGQAVAAYVAVAGPTPSEADGEAWAEQWHRTLGLLAPKTVLPAGELIMLPNGKPDRLAMIERLNALHQGK; this is translated from the coding sequence GTGAACATCGAACCCGCTCTCAAGGCGCTGGCCGCCGCCCTCCACGGTGAGGGGCCCGCCGTCGAGCTTTCCGACGGCCCCAACGGCGAGCCCGTGGTCCGGCTTGTCGAGACCCCCGGGATCGACGACGCCGCCGTAGTGGTCCGCACCTCCGGGTCCACCGGCACGCCGAAGGCGACTGTCCTGACGGTGGATGCCCTCGCGGCGTCGTCCATGGCCACGGCGTTCGCGCTCAAGGGTGAGGGCCAGTGGCTCCTGGCGCTGCCGGTGCAGTATGTGGCCGGCGTGCAGGTGCTGGTGCGGTCGCTCTTCGCCGGCACGCGGCCCTGGGCCATGGACCTGTCCAACGGGTTCACCACGGACGGCTTCACTGCCGCCGCCCTGGAGCTGACGGACAAGATCCGTTTCACGTCCCTGGTTCCCGCGCAGCTGCAGCGTCTGCTGGAGGAGCCCTCCACGGACACGCTGGCTGTACTGCGGCGCTTCAACGGGATCCTGCTTGGCGGCGGGCCGGCATCCGCAGAGCTCCTTGAGTCCGCCCGGGACGCCGGCATCCGCGTGACCACCACCTACGGCGCGGCGGAGACCTGCGGCGGCTGCGTCTACGACGGGTTTCCGCTCGAGGGCGTGGCCGTCCGGTTGTCCGAGGATGGACGCATCCACCTGGGCGGAGCCACGCTGGCCGCCGGTTACCTGGACGCTCCGGGCCTGACCCGGGAGGCATTCGCCGAGGACGACGGCATGCGCTGGTACCGCACCAACGACCTCGGCGTGCTGGACTCCGACGGCCGCCTCACCGTCCTGGGCCGCGCGGATGACGTCATCATCACCGGCGGCGTCAAAGTCTCCGCCGCGCATGTGCAGGCCGAGCTGGAAAAGTCCGACGGCGTGACCGCGGCGTTCGTGGCCGGCGTCGAGTCCGCGATGTGGGGCCAGGCCGTGGCAGCCTATGTGGCCGTGGCAGGCCCCACCCCTTCCGAGGCCGACGGGGAGGCCTGGGCCGAGCAATGGCACCGTACGCTGGGACTGCTGGCCCCGAAGACGGTCCTCCCGGCCGGCGAACTGATCATGCTGCCGAACGGGAAACCCGACAGGCTCGCGATGATTGAACGGCTCAACGCCCTCCATCAGGGAAAATAG
- a CDS encoding 1,4-dihydroxy-2-naphthoyl-CoA synthase translates to MSNEIPAKVSDVFDPSRWRTVSGFDDFQDMTYHRQVERSADGAVVRDLPTVRIAFNRPEVRNAFRPGTVDELYRAMDHARMTPDVATVLLTGNGPSPKDGGHSFCSGGDQRIRGRDGYRYADGETQETIDPARAGRLHILEVQRLMRTMPKVVIAVVNGWAAGGGHSLHVVSDLTIASRQHGKFKQTDATVGSFDAGYGSALLARQIGQKAAREIFFLAREYSADDMVRMGAVNEAVDHERLEEVALEYAADVARQSPQAIRMLKFAFNLADDGLAGQQVFAGEATRLAYMTDEAVEGKEAFLEKRDPDWSRFPHYF, encoded by the coding sequence GTGAGCAACGAAATCCCCGCCAAGGTATCCGATGTGTTCGACCCGTCGCGCTGGCGCACCGTGTCCGGCTTCGACGACTTCCAGGACATGACGTACCACCGGCAGGTGGAGCGCTCCGCAGACGGCGCGGTGGTGCGGGACCTGCCCACGGTCCGGATCGCCTTCAACCGCCCCGAGGTCCGCAACGCCTTCCGCCCCGGCACGGTTGACGAGCTCTACCGCGCCATGGACCACGCCCGGATGACCCCTGATGTCGCCACGGTCCTGCTCACCGGCAACGGTCCCTCGCCCAAGGACGGAGGGCACTCCTTCTGCTCCGGCGGGGACCAGCGGATCCGCGGCCGGGACGGGTACCGCTACGCAGACGGCGAAACCCAGGAAACCATCGATCCCGCCCGGGCCGGCCGGCTCCACATCCTAGAGGTCCAGCGGCTCATGCGGACCATGCCCAAGGTGGTCATCGCCGTCGTGAACGGCTGGGCAGCCGGCGGAGGCCATTCCCTCCATGTTGTCTCGGACCTCACCATCGCATCCCGCCAGCACGGCAAGTTCAAGCAGACCGACGCCACCGTGGGAAGTTTCGACGCCGGCTACGGCTCGGCGCTGCTGGCCCGCCAGATCGGCCAGAAGGCCGCCCGGGAGATCTTCTTCCTGGCCCGCGAATACTCGGCCGACGACATGGTCCGGATGGGCGCCGTCAACGAGGCCGTGGACCACGAACGGCTCGAGGAAGTGGCGCTGGAATACGCCGCGGACGTCGCCCGGCAGTCCCCGCAGGCCATCCGGATGCTGAAGTTCGCCTTCAACCTCGCCGACGACGGCCTGGCCGGCCAGCAGGTTTTCGCCGGCGAAGCCACCCGCCTGGCCTACATGACCGATGAGGCCGTGGAGGGCAAGGAGGCCTTCCTCGAGAAGCGCGATCCGGACTGGTCCAGGTTCCCGCACTACTTCTAA